The window TGGCTCCGGCGAGACGGGGAGCGGGCTGAAGCCGGGCAACGAATCGTCGATCTCAGGGGAAATGCGCGGTCCATTCTCAAGGCCGAGCGCACGGCGCTGAACTTCCTCTGCCATTTGAGCGGTGTGGCCACGGTAACGCGCAGCTTTGCAACTGCCGCGGCCGAGTTTGGCTCGCAGGTCTTGGCGACTCGCAAGACGACGCCCGGACTGCGCGAGCTTGAGTTGCAGGCGGTCAGACACGGCGGCGGCGACGTCTATCGGACGAATCTCTCGGATGCGGTACTGGCCAAGGACAATCATCTGGTTTGCGTCGGTGGGTTACGGGGCATCGGCGCGGAGCTTGAGCAGTTGCGGGCGGCTCGCGCGGCGGAGGCGGAGTTGACGTTGCGCGATGGCAAGTTGGAAGTAACGAGTCTCGAAGATCTTGACGTGGCCGTGGCCCTGGGTTGGAAGCAGATTTTACTGGACAATTTCACGCCGGATGAAGTCGCACAAGCCGTGCGCGCCCATGGCGACTCGGTGTCGCTCGAAGCCTCCGGCGGGATTCATTCCGGCAATCTGCGGGAGTATGCGAAGACGGGAGTACATTATCTGTCCATTGGCGCGCTGACGCATTCGGTGCCGGCCCTGGACTTTTCCTTGGAGGTTGAATGGAAAGCGGCGTAAAGGCGAAGTTGCTGGTCGCGGACGACGAGAAGAACTTGCGCGAACTGTACCGGATGGAGCTGGAGGAGGAAGGCTACGAAGTCGAGACGGCGGCGAATGGGATGGAGGTGCTGAGCCGGATCGAGGAGCGCGAGTTTGACATTATCATCCTCGACATTCAGATGCCGGGGTTGTCGGGAATCGACTTATTGCAGAAGATTATGGCGCACGACAAGCGACAGGCGGTCATTCTCAACACGGCGTTTCCGTCTTATCGGGACAATTTCATGACCTGGCCGGCCGAGGCGTATGTGGTGAAGAGTTCGGATACCGCCGAATTGAAGCAGGCGGTGAAGAAAGTGCTGGACAAGAAGTCGTGAGTAAGCCCTTCAGACGCGTGTTGACGCTGATCATGGCCGGCGGGCGTGGCGAGCGCCTGTTTCCGTTGACGCGGGAAGTGGCCAAGCCGGCGGTGACGTTCGGGGGGATCTACAAGATCATCGATTTCACGCTCTCGAATTGTTTCAACACGGGGATTCGGCAGATCTATCTGTTGACGCAATATTCAAACGTGACGATGAACCGGCACGTGCGGTTGGGCTGGAATCCGGTCTTCCGGTTGGAACTTGATGAGTTCATCGAAGCGCTTCCGCCGCAGCACATCGGGACGGAAAACTGGTATCACGGGACGGCGGATTCGATTTATCAGAACATCAATCTGCTGGAGCGTCACAAGCCGGACTATGTTCTGATTCTCTCGGGCGATCACGTTTACAAGATGGATTACGGGAAGATGCTGGACTACCACATCGACAAGCAGGCCGAGATGACGGTCGCGGTGGTGCCGCTGGATCGGCTGAGCGCGCGCGAGATGGGAGTGATTGGGGTGGACGACGAGTTTCGCGTTCGCGAGTTTGTGGAGAAGCCGGCGGATCCGCCGGCGATGCCCGGGCATCCGGATCAATCGTTGGCCTCGATGGGCGTGTACGTATTTACGACGACCAAGTTAGTGCGCGAGCTCATCCGGGATTCGAAGGACAGCAATTCGCGGCATGATTTCGGCCGCAACATCATTCCCAATCTGGTGGCGAACCATGAGCCGATATTCGCGTATCCGTTCCGCGACGGGGACAGCGGCAGCCCGGCCTACTGGCGCGACATCGGAACGTTGGATTCGTTCTACACGACGAACCTTGATTTGGTCACGGCGAACCCGGCGATCGATCTCTACGATCGCCGGTGGCCGATTCGCACCTACACACCGCAGACCCCGCCGGCGCGCATCGTCGATTCGACCATTGATCGGGGTCGGGAAGGGGTCGTCGTCGATTCACTGGTCAGTTCGGGGAGCGTAATATCGGGCGCGCGCGTGGTGCGTTCGGTGCTATCGCCGGAGGTGAAAGTGCACACGGGGGCGGAGGTCAGCGATTCGATCTTGATGGAAGGCGTGGACATCGGGCGGCACGCGGTGGTCCGCCGCGCGATCATTTGTACGGGCGTGCGCGTTCCGGAGCACGCGCGGATCGGCGTGGACGAGAACGAGGATCGAGCGCGATTCATCGTCACGGAGGGGCGGGTGACGGTGGTTCCGGAGGGCTACGTGTGGTGAGGGCGGCGGGTCGGCTGCCGATTCTGTTTCTCTGGCATCACCATCAGCCGTACTACCGGATGCCGGATGCGGAGCTGCCGCGCTTACCGTGGGTGAGGCTGCACTCGGTACGCGGGTATGCGGACATGTTGGCGGCGGTCCGCGCGTCGAGCGCACGGATGACGTTCAATTTCACGCCGATACTTTTGGAGCAGCTGGAGTTCGCCGCGCAGCACCGACCCGCCGATGAGTTCGAGCGGGTTTCGTGTCTCTCGCCGGCGGACATGTCAGAGGCGGAGCGGCGGTTTGTGCTGCGGCATTTCTTTTCGATCCACTGGCCGCATCGGATCCGAAACCACGGGCGGTACGCGGAATTGCTCGCGCGGCGCGGCGAGCACGGCACGGAGGATCAGCTGCGGAGCGCCATGGAGGAGTATGCGACGCACGACTATCTCGATCTGATGGCGCTATTCAACTTGAATTGGATCGGATTCAGCGGCGACAATGATGGGCAAATCCGCGAGTTGCGATCGAAGCAACGGGGCTACGACGCACAGGATATTGCCGCGATTCTATCGTATCATCATCGTGTTTTGGACCTGGTTATCGCGGGTTATCGCGAGCAGATGGCGGGGGGGCAAATCGAGATTTCGACATCGCCGTACGCACATCCGATCCTTCCGCTCCTGTGCGACAGTGATATTGCCGGGATTGACATTCCGCGCCACCGCTTGCCGAAGCCGGGGTTTGGGTATCCGGAGGATGCGAAGCGGCAGTTGCGGCGCGGCGCGGAGACGTATCGCCGCGTCTGGGGAGCGGATCCGCGCGGGTTGTGGCCTTCGGAAGGCTCGGTCAGCGATGCGGCATTGGAATTGGCGCGGTCATACGGCTTTGCGTGGGCGGCCACGGACGATGGAATTCTGAGTCGGAGCGAAGTCACGCGGCAGGCGGGGCGAGCCGCGCATACATCCTACGAGTGGCAAGGCGAACACGGGACGCTCCGGCTGTATTTTCGCGATCACGGCTTGTCGGATGCCATCGGGTTTCGTTATGCGCCGATGCCCGCTGCGCAGGCGGTGGGGGAGTTCATCGGCAGCCTGCTGAACATTGAACGGGACACGCGGCACGATCCGCATCGGTGTGTGTGTGTTGCCCTCGACGGCGAGAATCCGTGGGAGAGCTTTGCGGACGGCGGACGGGAGTTCATGACGACGCTTTTCAATCAGATTCAGGATCATGAACGCCTGACCACGATGTTGATCGGGGCTCACGCGGAGCAGGCCGCAGGCGGGCAGGTGCGAACGGTGCATCCCGGTTCCTGGATCGACTCGAATTTTCGGATCTGGATCGGTGATTCTCAGAAAAACGCAGCCTGGAGCGAACTGCTGCGTGTGCGGCGCATGTTGGACGAGCTGACGCTTGATGAGCGGGTCGGCGCGGAATGCCAGGACTGGCTGTTACGCGCGGAGGGTTCGGACTGGCTGTGGTGGTTCGGTGAGCCGTTTTCGTCACTGTATGACGCGGATTTCGATGAGCTATTTCGCGCATTCTTGAAGCAGATCTATGTGCTGGCGGGAGTAAAGGCGCCGTCGAGTCTCGACGCCGCCATCAAGCGTCCGGCGCGAGTGGAACGCCGGTTCCAGCCGGTTTTTGAGATTGAGCCGACGATTGACGGAAAGGTGACGTCGTTCTATGAATGGGTGGGGGCCTGCCACATCCCCGCAGCGCAGTACGGCTCGGTGATGGGTCGATCTGAAGGCGCGATTCGCGACATCTACTATGGGTTTGACGGCCGGCGGGTATTCATCCGGATCGATCCGCATCCGGGCGTCGTCCGAAACCTGTCCGGCGAGTTGATCGTGCGGGTCGTTGCCGACCGGGAGGCGGAGCTTGTCGTTCCGTTTTCGGAGCCGGCCTGCGAGCGACGGGAAGACGGCATTGAGATTTGCGCCGGCGAAGTGTATGAGCTGGCGTTGGACTATGCATGCGTGGCGTTGGAGCGGGGCGGGGACTGCCAGATTATGATTGAAGTGTTGGACGGCGGTACGGTCATCGAGCGGCATCCGCCGGCAGGCGGTTTTCGGTTCGTGCTGCCAACGATCGAGGCGGTGGCATCGAACTGGTTGATATGATGCGGTAGCGTCGATTCTTGATCCGCAAATTTGAGAAGGAGCGAGCAGATGCCGGAGTTGAGGCTGGATCCGATACAACGAAGCTGGGTGATCATTTCGAGTGAACGCGCGCGGCGGCCTTCTGAGTTTCAGGTGGTGGTGACGGAGAGTGCCCCGGAATTCTGCCCGCTGTGCCCGGGGAATGAAGACAAGACGCCCGGGGAAGTCCTGGCGATTCGCGACGGTTATGGCGCTCCGAATTCGCCGGGCTGGTCGGTGCGGGTGGTCCCCAACAAATTTCCGGCGTTGCGGATTGAGGGCAATCTCGAACGTCACGCCCGCGGCATGTACGACGCGATGAACGGTGTGGGCGCGCACGAGATCGTGATCGAGACGCCGGACCACCGGCAGCAGACCGGCGACCAGCCGGTCAGTCATTTGGCGCGGGTGCTGCGCGCCTATCGCGATCGCGTGCGGGATCTGATGCAGGATCATCGCTTCATGTATGTCGTGGTGTTTCGCAATTACGGCGAAAGCGCGGGAGCGACGTTAACGCATCCGCACTCACAGATCATGGCGATGCCGATCCTTCCGCAGGTAATCGAGACTGAACTCAAATCGGCGCGAGAGCATTTTGTTCACAAGGAGCGCTGCCTGTTCTGCGACATTCTCCGGCACGAGATCGAGTTGGATGTGCGGATCGTGCAGAAGAATGACGAGTTCGTCGCACTGTGTCCCTATGCGAGTCGCTCGCCGTTTGAGCTGTTTATCGCGCCGACCCGTCATGAACATGACTACTCGCAACTGGATGACATCAGGATTGACCGCTTGGCGGAACTGCTGCGGGACACGGTGAACCGGTTGCGATCCGCGCTCAACAATCCGCCGTACAATTTTGTCTTACATACCAGTCCGAATCTGGCGGCGATTTCGCCGTCGCTGGGAGATGAGCGGATGATCAGGGCGTGTTATCACTGGCACCTCGAGCTCATTCCACGGCTGACGAAGCCGGCAGGGTTTGAGTGGGGGACGGGGTTTCATATTAATCCGACACCACCGGAGCAGGCGGCGGAATATTTGAGGAGGCTGGTGGTCGGGTGATCGATGAACGCTGATAGATGATCTATGAGGCAGAAACCATGAACGGTGGAGACCGAGTGTAGCGCCGCACAGCGTGCGCGATCTCCATATCTCGCCGACCGGGGTTGAGGTTGCAAATGTGCGCGGGGTGGGGAGATGCACGATATTTGACGGAACGAACTTGGCTCTGAGATGATGAAGGCAGGGGCCTGACTTAGAGGATGGCGCGCAAGAACATTATCTGCCCGAAGGAACTGGTTTACTCTTTGAGAATCAGAAACTTGCACGGTTTTTGTCGGGGTAGATTGCATCGCGTGGCATGGCCGATAGATGAACGGTGATAGATGATAGATGAGGAGTTGGGAGTTGATCCTGACCCACTTGGACGCTCATAATATACGAAACTTTGGTCAAAAAGTCAATAGCCGTGGCTTAAAATGTACAAGTGCTTGTACGTCCTGATGTTGGGGCGGCGGTGGCTGCTGGCGCCAGAGATGGGGCACATGGAGACACCCACGTGAGTGGGATCGTGCCGCCAAGCGCTGATCTTCCGCCGTCCATCTTCTCGTGGCCAACGAGGGGCAATGGGAGGAGCCGTTTGCGTTTGAGGTGAATGCAGGAGGCACGACCTACTTCGTCACGGAGGCGGGGCTGACGATTGACATTCGAGAAAAATGAAAATCGAAATGCCGGCTTCCGAGTTCGATTAGATGTTTGTTAAGTGCGTATGTCATTGTTCATGGAGACGATTGCAGTGCTTCCTGGTTAGAGGACGACTTTTGGTCTTGTCGGGTGGCTATAGTCGTTGTTCTGAGCGGGGCATGTAAATTCCTCTTGCACGATGCCGCATGGCCGTCCCGCCGCTCGGCGGAACCGCATGGCCTTGACTTTCGCAGTGCGCGGCGGTATAATAGGAAAAAAGCAATTTGTTCGGAGTCCATCATGCGAGTGTTCGTGGTCATCTGCTTATTGGGGTCAGTGATGTTAATGAGCAGCGAGCTGAAGGCGCAGGACAGCTTGCATGTACGACGGCTGGGAACGATCGCCGATTATTGGGACTATGCGTCTGACGCAGTGGTTCGCGACACGATTGCCTTTGTCGCGACACACATGTCTGGGTTGCGGATTGTGAATATCGTGGATCCCGCGAACCCCGTGGAAATCGGCTACGTTGAAACGCGCAGCGCCACTGGTGTTGCCGTTCAAGGGAACTATTCCTACATAGCGGATGGCGAGAGCGGTTTGCGAATCGTGGATATCAGCGAACCGGCGCAGCCCGTGCCGATGGGCTTTATTGACACGCCAGGCAGTGCGCTGGGTGTTGCGGTACAGGGGGATTTCGCCTACGTAGCGGATTACCTAAGTGGCCTCAGGGTGATCGACGTTTCGAACCCCGCCGCGCCGGTGCAGGCAGGTTTTCTTGACACACCGGGAAACGCCACTGGTGTGGCGGTGGTAGGAAATTACGCGTACGTGGCGGATCAAGCAACTGGTCTGCGAGTCATCGATATTAGTGATCCGTCCGCGCCGATTCAGGCCGGCTTCTTTGATACACCAGGCTTCGCAATGGGCGTTGCCGTGGATGGGAACTATGCCTACGTTGCGGACTATTTGAATGGCCTGCGCGTGATTGACGTAACCGACGCTGCCGCGCCGTTTGAGACCGGCATGCTCGAAACACCCAATCTGTGTTTGGACGTCACGGTTGGCGGTCAGTTCGCGTACGTGGCGGATTACTATGCTGGACTGTTGGTCATCGACGTCACCAGCCCGGCCGCCCCGATCCAAGCCGGCTTCTACGACCCACCGGGTCGCTGTCGGAGCGTGGTCGTTCAAGAAGATTTCGCGTATCTTGCGGAAGAGGACGGCGCACTGCGAATGATTGACGTTGCGAATCCAGCCGCCCCCGAGCAGACCGGTTATTACAACCCGCTGGGCAACGCTTGGGGTGTGGCGGTTGAGAGCGGCATCGCCTACATTGCTTGCGGAGACGGCGGGCTGCGAGTAATCGATGTGGCCGACCCTACGGCGCTTGTACAGACCGGGGTTTTCGACTCGGCAGATCAGGCCGTAGGGATTACGATCCGGGAGACTCTTGCCTTCGTTGCCGATGGGACCAGTGGGTTGAGAGTTCTTGATGTCTCCGATCCGGCGGTCCCGGTTCAGGTTGGCCATTACGACACGCCGGGTGAGGCCCGAGACTTGGTGCTCGACGGAAATTACGCCTACATAGCGGACGATTCGCGCGGCCTGCGGATAGTCGACATCAGCGTTCCTTCAGCCCCCCTGGGTGCCGGATCGTACGACACACCGGGAACTGCACGCGGCGTGGCCGTGCAAGGGAATTATGCTTACCTCGCGGATGGGGCGAGTGGCTTGCGATTGATCAATATCACCAATCCGGCCGCCCCGAGCCAAACCGGCTTCT is drawn from candidate division KSB1 bacterium and contains these coding sequences:
- the nadC gene encoding carboxylating nicotinate-nucleotide diphosphorylase gives rise to the protein MRVITLAEIVSIALAEDLPTGHDVTSEWLVSAGLIGEGYIVPKADGIISGCGAVAEVFKQVDSELALHWLRRDGERAEAGQRIVDLRGNARSILKAERTALNFLCHLSGVATVTRSFATAAAEFGSQVLATRKTTPGLRELELQAVRHGGGDVYRTNLSDAVLAKDNHLVCVGGLRGIGAELEQLRAARAAEAELTLRDGKLEVTSLEDLDVAVALGWKQILLDNFTPDEVAQAVRAHGDSVSLEASGGIHSGNLREYAKTGVHYLSIGALTHSVPALDFSLEVEWKAA
- a CDS encoding response regulator, with the translated sequence MESGVKAKLLVADDEKNLRELYRMELEEEGYEVETAANGMEVLSRIEEREFDIIILDIQMPGLSGIDLLQKIMAHDKRQAVILNTAFPSYRDNFMTWPAEAYVVKSSDTAELKQAVKKVLDKKS
- the glgC gene encoding glucose-1-phosphate adenylyltransferase, encoding MAGGRGERLFPLTREVAKPAVTFGGIYKIIDFTLSNCFNTGIRQIYLLTQYSNVTMNRHVRLGWNPVFRLELDEFIEALPPQHIGTENWYHGTADSIYQNINLLERHKPDYVLILSGDHVYKMDYGKMLDYHIDKQAEMTVAVVPLDRLSAREMGVIGVDDEFRVREFVEKPADPPAMPGHPDQSLASMGVYVFTTTKLVRELIRDSKDSNSRHDFGRNIIPNLVANHEPIFAYPFRDGDSGSPAYWRDIGTLDSFYTTNLDLVTANPAIDLYDRRWPIRTYTPQTPPARIVDSTIDRGREGVVVDSLVSSGSVISGARVVRSVLSPEVKVHTGAEVSDSILMEGVDIGRHAVVRRAIICTGVRVPEHARIGVDENEDRARFIVTEGRVTVVPEGYVW
- the galT gene encoding galactose-1-phosphate uridylyltransferase, translating into MPELRLDPIQRSWVIISSERARRPSEFQVVVTESAPEFCPLCPGNEDKTPGEVLAIRDGYGAPNSPGWSVRVVPNKFPALRIEGNLERHARGMYDAMNGVGAHEIVIETPDHRQQTGDQPVSHLARVLRAYRDRVRDLMQDHRFMYVVVFRNYGESAGATLTHPHSQIMAMPILPQVIETELKSAREHFVHKERCLFCDILRHEIELDVRIVQKNDEFVALCPYASRSPFELFIAPTRHEHDYSQLDDIRIDRLAELLRDTVNRLRSALNNPPYNFVLHTSPNLAAISPSLGDERMIRACYHWHLELIPRLTKPAGFEWGTGFHINPTPPEQAAEYLRRLVVG